The genomic stretch TTTTATATAACGATTTAACATATGTGCCGATTTATCTTTTTGAAATACTCATCCAGGCGGGTCATATTCCCGATTTTCAGTTTAACGTAATCCGCACAGACGACCCGAAGGCATATTATTCCGACGGCGAGGAGGTTTATATCGGCACGGTATACGAGCAGGACGCATATAATCCCGTAAACGCGGACGGAACGGCAAAAATCGTGAAAAGGATTATTGTAGACGAAAACGGGAAAGCGCTCATAGTAATTCCCGTTGAAAAGCAGATAAAGGAGAACATAGAGGCGCGCTTTGACGCAGGCGACGTAAACATTTGGAGCAGTATGCGCGGTTACAAAGACCTTGCCGAGAGTCTGCATATGGTTTACAATTTGCGCGGAGAGGGAATTGAAACGTCGGTATTTGACCAGATTTATGATTATACCGACCAATACTACACGGCAGACAGTGTGAAAGCGTATGTCACGTCGGCGGATATTATCCGCGTGCCAAATTCCCCCAAAACCTATGATGGAATGGAAAAAATAAGACCGCTTATAACCAACACCTACGGCAAATAAAACAAAAGGGCAGTCGTCTGAAGACTGCTCTTTTTTAATGTCCGCTTGACTAATGCATAGTTTTTTAGTATAATTTAATGCAAAGGAAGTGGACGGATTGAATACAGAAATATCTAAAGCGGCGGTTGACGCGCTTGTTAAAAATAAAAATTTAACCGACGGCGAATTTAAGGCGCTTTTGCAGACCGGCGAGTTTGACGGGTATCTGTTTGAGTGCGCGGATAAGGTGCGCCGTGAGCATTACGGCGACGAGGTGTATATCCGCGGACTTATCGAAATTTCAAACTACTGCAAAAACAACTGCTATTACTGCGGAATACGCGCAGGAAACGGCAATGCGGAGCGCTACCGTCTTACAAAGGACGATATTTTGTCGTGCGCAAAAGAGGGTTACAGGCTCGGTTTCCGCACGTTTGTTCTCCAGGGCGGTGAGGATATGTTTTTCACCGACGAGGTTATCTGCGATATAGTGTCGGGCATAAAAAAAGAATATCCCGACTGTGCGGTTACTCTTTCGCTCGGCGAAAAAAGCTTTGACAGCTATAAAAAATATTACGATGCCGGTGCGGACCGCTATCTTTTGCGTCACGAAACGGCAAACAATGAGCATTACAGCAAGCTTCACCCCGAAAGTATGAGCCTTGAAAACCGAAAACAGTGCCTTTATAATCTTAAAAAAATCGGCTATCAGACAGGCTCGGGATTTATGGTCGGCTCGCCGTATCAGACGTATGAAACTCTTATTGAGGATTTGCGCTTTTTGCAGGATTTAAAGCCCGATATGATTGGAATAG from Qingrenia yutianensis encodes the following:
- the hydE gene encoding [FeFe] hydrogenase H-cluster radical SAM maturase HydE, yielding MNTEISKAAVDALVKNKNLTDGEFKALLQTGEFDGYLFECADKVRREHYGDEVYIRGLIEISNYCKNNCYYCGIRAGNGNAERYRLTKDDILSCAKEGYRLGFRTFVLQGGEDMFFTDEVICDIVSGIKKEYPDCAVTLSLGEKSFDSYKKYYDAGADRYLLRHETANNEHYSKLHPESMSLENRKQCLYNLKKIGYQTGSGFMVGSPYQTYETLIEDLRFLQDLKPDMIGIGPYITHKDTPFKNFESGSLCLTLRLVAILRLMFPYVLLPSTTALGTIHPQGREMGLKAGANVVMPNLSPTSVRKLYTLYDNKICTGDEAAQCIECLKRRVESAGYRIVTDVGNVKK